A single window of Streptomyces aquilus DNA harbors:
- a CDS encoding beta-galactosidase has product MELSRRTFSTLAGTAALGFALTGSGGVLPSRTGPRVVPTGPPPAPPVADGAVHTVGHDRYSLLVDGRRLALWPGEMHLFRLPSPSLWRDVLEKMRAHGYNAVSLSVAWNYHSPAPGTYDFTGVRDLDRFLRTAAATGLYVVLRPGPHLGADIDAGGLPGWLTATGGHARTTDPAYLAHADEWLTRVNAIAARHLYTKGRGTVLLYELEQAPDTAYVTHLRKKVRADGIDVPLSVPQTPLTRLHRPAMAYGGTSWGWLPAPQVATTSYDRDAALGAGRLGAVPLAPVHQLGQLLRTVPDFAKLDRRRNVASPGGRLEVEHLVNRDTDSQTYVVRNDSAKAVSTPLPRAGIEVPVNVRPGDTKVLSTQLKLGGRTLKYATAQLMLFVSAGRQDIAVFSGRYGDMAQVVVECPEEPTATRLDAEPAWIYDRGLLRVTCPLGVGELARVKVENGGSDRPLLLLFADDTTALRLWPYETPSGSGLVYGPSLVRDVRLKDDTVHLTGDTTKLTGLEVWGPRGIEQVTWNERPVPSRISATFSLLALKPLPGQGPVPLPALGGWRRQDENPESAPDFDDSAWVKADKKTSFSTTPVPDGQPVLFADDYGFHYGDVWYRGHVTDAEGLASVSLAYSTGTQGLLMAWLDGKPLGTHRMPVPDAGSARKGTWTATATFDVPEKLRKRAEHVLSVLVRRMAHDVDDTSLDTHKAARGLTSAHFKGASAKVSWRLQGSGAADPVRGPLNNGGLYGEREGWHLPAFDDRAWETVKLPRADRRQGVTWYRTGFRLSVPTGVDASVGLTLDDDPKRAYRVQVFLNGWNMGQYVNDAGPRHPFVLPNGILRTRGTNSLALAVLSDGTTEAGPKDVRLTLLGASAGGVPVENV; this is encoded by the coding sequence GTGGAGCTCAGCAGACGAACTTTCAGCACCCTCGCCGGTACGGCCGCGCTCGGCTTCGCGCTGACCGGCAGCGGCGGTGTGCTGCCGTCGCGGACGGGGCCCCGCGTCGTGCCCACGGGGCCGCCGCCGGCCCCGCCCGTCGCGGACGGCGCCGTCCACACGGTCGGCCACGACCGCTACTCCCTGCTCGTCGACGGCCGGCGGCTGGCGCTGTGGCCGGGCGAGATGCATCTGTTCCGGCTGCCGAGCCCGTCGCTGTGGCGGGACGTGCTGGAGAAGATGCGGGCGCACGGCTACAACGCCGTCAGCCTCTCCGTCGCCTGGAACTACCACTCCCCCGCCCCGGGCACGTACGACTTCACGGGCGTCCGCGACCTCGACCGCTTCCTGCGCACGGCCGCCGCCACCGGGCTGTACGTCGTGCTGCGCCCCGGCCCCCACCTCGGCGCCGACATCGACGCGGGCGGCCTCCCCGGCTGGCTGACGGCGACCGGGGGACACGCCCGGACCACCGACCCCGCCTATCTGGCGCACGCCGACGAGTGGCTGACGCGGGTGAACGCCATCGCCGCCCGGCACCTCTACACCAAGGGCAGGGGCACGGTCCTGCTGTACGAGCTGGAGCAGGCGCCGGACACCGCCTACGTCACCCACCTCCGCAAGAAGGTGCGGGCCGACGGCATCGACGTACCCCTGTCCGTGCCGCAGACCCCCCTCACCCGGCTCCACCGTCCGGCGATGGCCTACGGCGGGACGTCCTGGGGCTGGCTGCCCGCGCCGCAGGTCGCCACGACGTCGTACGACAGGGACGCGGCACTCGGCGCGGGGCGGCTGGGCGCCGTCCCGCTCGCGCCGGTCCACCAGCTCGGCCAGCTGCTGCGGACCGTGCCGGACTTCGCCAAGCTGGACCGCAGGAGGAACGTCGCCTCTCCCGGCGGCCGACTCGAGGTGGAGCACCTGGTCAACCGGGACACCGACTCCCAGACCTACGTCGTGCGCAACGACTCCGCCAAGGCGGTGTCCACCCCGCTGCCGCGCGCCGGGATCGAGGTGCCGGTCAACGTCCGGCCGGGTGACACCAAGGTGCTCAGCACGCAACTCAAGCTGGGCGGGCGGACGTTGAAGTACGCCACCGCCCAGCTCATGCTGTTCGTCTCCGCCGGGCGGCAGGACATCGCCGTGTTCTCGGGGCGGTACGGCGACATGGCACAGGTCGTCGTGGAGTGCCCGGAGGAGCCGACGGCGACCCGGCTCGACGCGGAACCGGCGTGGATCTACGACCGTGGCCTGCTGCGGGTGACCTGCCCGCTCGGCGTCGGCGAGCTGGCCCGCGTGAAGGTGGAGAACGGCGGTTCCGACCGGCCGTTGCTGCTGCTGTTCGCCGACGACACGACCGCGCTGCGGCTGTGGCCGTACGAGACGCCGTCCGGGTCGGGGCTGGTGTACGGCCCCTCGCTGGTGCGGGACGTCCGGCTGAAGGACGACACGGTCCATCTCACCGGCGACACCACCAAGTTGACCGGCCTGGAGGTGTGGGGCCCGCGCGGCATCGAGCAGGTCACCTGGAACGAGCGGCCGGTGCCCTCCCGGATCAGCGCCACGTTCAGTCTGCTCGCCCTGAAGCCCCTGCCCGGCCAGGGCCCGGTGCCGCTCCCGGCCCTCGGCGGCTGGCGGCGACAGGACGAGAACCCGGAGTCCGCACCGGACTTCGACGACTCGGCGTGGGTGAAGGCCGACAAGAAGACCTCCTTCAGCACCACCCCCGTCCCCGACGGACAGCCCGTCCTCTTCGCCGACGACTACGGCTTCCACTACGGCGACGTCTGGTACCGGGGACACGTCACCGACGCCGAGGGCCTCGCATCCGTCTCCCTCGCCTACAGCACCGGCACCCAGGGGCTGTTGATGGCCTGGCTGGACGGGAAACCGCTCGGCACGCACCGGATGCCGGTACCGGACGCCGGGTCCGCCCGCAAGGGCACCTGGACCGCCACGGCCACCTTCGACGTACCGGAGAAGCTGCGAAAGCGCGCGGAGCATGTGCTGTCCGTGCTCGTCCGGCGGATGGCGCACGACGTGGACGACACGTCCCTCGACACCCACAAGGCGGCCCGCGGCCTGACGTCGGCGCACTTCAAGGGCGCGTCAGCGAAGGTGAGTTGGCGACTCCAGGGGTCCGGCGCGGCCGACCCTGTGCGCGGGCCGCTCAACAACGGCGGGCTGTACGGCGAGCGGGAGGGCTGGCACCTGCCCGCCTTCGACGACCGGGCGTGGGAGACCGTGAAGCTGCCGCGCGCCGACCGCCGCCAGGGCGTGACCTGGTACCGGACCGGCTTCCGGCTCTCCGTCCCCACCGGCGTCGACGCCTCGGTCGGACTCACCCTCGACGACGATCCGAAGCGTGCCTACCGGGTGCAGGTCTTCCTCAACGGCTGGAACATGGGCCAGTACGTCAACGACGCCGGCCCCCGGCACCCCTTCGTCCTGCCGAACGGCATCCTGCGCACCCGGGGCACCAACTCCCTCGCCCTGGCGGTCCTTTCGGACGGCACGACGGAGGCGGGCCCCAAGGACGTACGGCTGACCCTGCTGGGCGCGTCGGCGGGCGGGGTGCCGGTGGAGAACGTCTGA
- a CDS encoding intradiol ring-cleavage dioxygenase: MTDTSEATPTPVGRRTVLIATGATAAAVAVGTTVPEAPTADAADASPVAAAAVCTLTKEMTEGPYYLDGALVRSDIRETKTGFVLKLALTVVNDDTCAPIPNALVEIWHADVLGEYSGYVGNNGHNEADNGTFLRGGVLTDAGGVATITTVYPGWYRGRCVHIHVKVHTGVTLTSDGSFTGGTEVHTGQLFFDEAITARVGALSPYSANTVTRTTLAQDSIYDDGGAASGLLTLKAIGSSPSSGYTGTLTLGVEV, from the coding sequence ATGACAGACACTTCGGAAGCAACCCCCACCCCGGTCGGGCGCCGTACCGTTCTGATCGCAACCGGCGCCACGGCAGCGGCAGTTGCCGTGGGCACCACAGTGCCCGAAGCCCCCACAGCCGACGCGGCCGACGCCTCCCCCGTCGCCGCCGCGGCCGTCTGCACCCTCACGAAGGAGATGACCGAAGGCCCCTACTACCTGGACGGCGCGCTCGTCCGCTCCGACATCCGCGAGACGAAGACCGGCTTCGTGCTGAAGCTGGCGCTGACCGTCGTCAACGACGACACCTGCGCGCCGATCCCCAACGCCCTCGTGGAGATCTGGCACGCCGACGTGCTCGGCGAGTACTCCGGCTACGTCGGCAACAACGGCCACAACGAGGCCGACAACGGCACGTTCCTGCGGGGCGGCGTCCTCACCGACGCCGGCGGCGTCGCCACCATCACCACGGTGTACCCGGGTTGGTACCGGGGCCGCTGCGTCCACATCCACGTCAAGGTCCACACCGGCGTGACCCTCACCTCGGACGGCTCCTTCACCGGCGGCACCGAAGTCCACACCGGCCAGCTGTTCTTCGACGAGGCGATCACCGCGCGAGTGGGCGCGCTGTCCCCGTACTCGGCGAACACGGTCACGCGGACGACCCTGGCCCAGGACTCGATCTACGACGACGGGGGCGCGGCGTCGGGGTTGCTGACCCTGAAGGCCATCGGCAGCTCCCCGTCGTCGGGGTACACCGGGACGCTGACGCTGGGCGTCGAGGTCTGA
- a CDS encoding DUF4360 domain-containing protein, translating into MTRGLLLSGAVAALLTTALPAQAATSSGGFEDPPPDKIVIKVATVNGSGCPAGTTAVAVSEDNTAFTVTYSDYLAQAGGGSDPTAFRRNCQLNLIVHVPQGFTYAIASADYRGFAALQSGATGTQRASYYFQGSPNTASRSHPFNGPYNDNWQATDTTDWAQLVWAPCGVQRNFNINTELRVAAGSTSANKVSFMTMDSTDGDISTVYHLAWKECPEK; encoded by the coding sequence ATGACTCGTGGGCTCCTGCTGAGCGGTGCGGTAGCCGCTCTGCTCACCACGGCACTACCGGCCCAGGCCGCCACCTCGTCCGGCGGGTTCGAGGACCCGCCGCCGGACAAGATCGTCATCAAGGTGGCGACGGTGAACGGCAGCGGCTGCCCCGCCGGGACGACGGCGGTGGCCGTCTCCGAGGACAACACGGCCTTCACGGTGACGTACAGCGACTACCTCGCCCAGGCGGGCGGCGGCTCGGACCCGACGGCGTTCCGCAGGAACTGCCAGCTGAACCTCATCGTCCACGTCCCTCAGGGCTTCACGTACGCCATCGCCAGCGCGGACTACCGAGGCTTCGCCGCCCTCCAGTCCGGCGCGACCGGCACCCAGAGAGCCTCGTACTACTTCCAGGGCTCCCCGAACACCGCGTCCCGCTCCCACCCCTTCAACGGCCCCTACAACGACAACTGGCAGGCCACCGACACGACCGACTGGGCCCAACTGGTCTGGGCACCCTGCGGAGTCCAGCGCAACTTCAACATCAACACGGAGCTGAGGGTCGCGGCGGGGTCGACGTCCGCGAACAAGGTCAGCTTCATGACGATGGACTCGACGGACGGCGACATCAGCACGGTGTACCACCTGGCGTGGAAGGAGTGCCCGGAGAAGTGA
- a CDS encoding RrF2 family transcriptional regulator — protein sequence MRISARADYAVRAVLELAVRQGGGPVKTPVKAETIALAQDIPHKFLEGILGDLRRGGVVDSRRGGNGGYTLARDAAEITVADVIRAVDGPIVSVRGERPTGLAYTGSAQPLLPLWIALRANVRRILEGVSIADIAADALPTPVQQLAAEPAAWENP from the coding sequence ATGAGGATCTCGGCACGGGCGGACTACGCGGTACGAGCGGTACTGGAGCTCGCCGTACGACAGGGCGGCGGACCTGTGAAGACTCCCGTGAAGGCGGAGACCATCGCCCTCGCCCAGGACATTCCGCACAAGTTCCTCGAAGGCATCCTCGGCGACCTGCGCCGCGGAGGCGTCGTCGACAGCAGGCGCGGCGGCAACGGCGGCTACACGCTGGCCCGGGACGCGGCCGAGATCACGGTGGCCGACGTGATCCGGGCGGTCGACGGCCCGATCGTGTCGGTACGGGGCGAACGGCCGACGGGCCTGGCCTACACGGGCTCGGCGCAGCCGCTCCTGCCCCTGTGGATCGCTCTTCGCGCGAATGTGCGCCGCATCCTGGAGGGCGTGTCGATCGCGGACATCGCGGCGGACGCACTGCCGACGCCGGTGCAGCAGCTGGCGGCGGAGCCGGCGGCCTGGGAGAACCCCTGA
- a CDS encoding alpha-N-arabinofuranosidase: MHTARFTLDPAFKIGHVNPRVFGSFVEHLGRCVYTGIFEPDHPTADEDGIRQDVLALVRELGVTAIRYPGGNFVSGYKWEDSVGPVEDRPRRLDLAWRSTETNRFGLSEYIGFLRKVGPQAEPMMALNLGTRGVAEALELQEYANHPSGTALADLRAAHGDKDPFGIGLWCLGNEMDGPWQTGHKTATEYGRLAAETARAMRQIDPNVELVACGSSSQSMPTFAEWEATVLAETYELVDYISLHAYYQPENGDIDSFLASAVDMESFIENVVATADHIGAKLKSKKKINLSFDEWNVWYVSDWHEIENSDARDWAEAPRLLEDNYSVTDAVVFGSLLIALLRHADRVTVACLAQLVNVIAPIMTEPGGPAWRQTTFFPFAQASRYGRGEVLDVRVDSPTYTTEKYGETDLLHATAVRAEDGSVTVFAVNRSRTEALPLEVALGALNLTSVVEHSALADADPDARNTLAEPERVAPHAVEGTVLTDGTLTAVLEPLSWNVIRLA; the protein is encoded by the coding sequence ATGCACACCGCTCGCTTCACCCTCGACCCCGCCTTCAAGATCGGCCACGTCAACCCCCGCGTCTTCGGCTCCTTCGTCGAACACCTCGGCCGCTGCGTCTACACCGGCATCTTCGAACCCGACCACCCCACCGCCGACGAGGACGGCATCCGCCAGGACGTCCTCGCACTCGTCCGCGAACTCGGCGTCACCGCCATCCGCTATCCCGGCGGCAACTTCGTGTCGGGCTACAAGTGGGAGGACTCCGTCGGCCCGGTGGAGGACCGCCCCCGCCGCCTCGACCTCGCCTGGCGCTCCACGGAGACGAACCGCTTCGGCCTGTCGGAGTACATCGGCTTCCTCCGCAAGGTCGGCCCCCAGGCCGAGCCCATGATGGCCCTCAACCTCGGCACCAGGGGCGTCGCCGAGGCCCTCGAACTCCAGGAGTACGCCAACCACCCGTCCGGCACCGCCCTCGCGGACCTCCGTGCCGCGCACGGCGACAAGGACCCCTTCGGCATCGGCCTCTGGTGTCTCGGCAACGAGATGGACGGTCCCTGGCAGACCGGTCACAAGACGGCGACGGAGTACGGCCGCCTCGCCGCCGAGACGGCCCGCGCGATGCGCCAGATCGACCCGAACGTCGAACTCGTCGCCTGCGGCTCCTCCAGCCAGTCCATGCCGACGTTCGCCGAGTGGGAGGCGACCGTCCTCGCCGAGACGTACGAACTCGTCGACTACATCTCGCTGCACGCCTACTACCAGCCCGAGAACGGCGACATCGACTCCTTCCTGGCCTCCGCCGTCGACATGGAGTCCTTCATCGAGAACGTGGTGGCGACCGCCGACCACATCGGCGCGAAGCTCAAGTCCAAGAAGAAGATCAACCTCTCCTTCGACGAGTGGAACGTCTGGTACGTCTCGGACTGGCACGAGATCGAGAACTCCGACGCCCGGGACTGGGCGGAGGCCCCCCGCCTGCTGGAGGACAACTACAGCGTCACCGACGCCGTCGTCTTCGGCTCCCTCCTCATCGCCCTGCTCCGGCACGCCGACCGCGTCACCGTCGCCTGCCTCGCGCAGCTCGTCAACGTGATCGCGCCGATCATGACCGAGCCGGGCGGCCCGGCCTGGCGGCAGACGACGTTCTTCCCGTTCGCGCAGGCCTCCCGGTACGGCCGCGGCGAGGTCCTCGACGTACGGGTCGACTCCCCGACGTACACCACCGAGAAGTACGGCGAGACCGACCTGCTGCACGCCACCGCCGTGCGCGCGGAGGACGGCTCGGTCACCGTCTTCGCCGTGAACCGCAGCCGGACGGAGGCGCTGCCCCTCGAAGTCGCCCTGGGCGCCCTGAACCTGACGTCCGTCGTCGAGCACAGCGCCCTCGCCGACGCCGACCCGGACGCCCGCAACACCCTCGCCGAGCCCGAGCGGGTCGCCCCGCACGCGGTCGAGGGCACCGTCCTCACGGACGGCACTCTGACCGCCGTCCTCGAACCGCTGTCGTGGAACGTGATCCGGTTGGCCTGA